A segment of the Candidatus Nitrososphaera gargensis Ga9.2 genome:
ATAAACGATAGGACTGGCGATTTGATTGCAGAATTTGCAAAGGTTGAAAGGTGGCAGAGGCGCGACGCTATTTTGGCTTAAGGCGGTCTTGCAATTGCTTGATTGCCCGTCTGTTGAACGGTCGCACAAGAGGGCATCCGGCGACAAAACGTCAATGTCGCTCATGTAGGTCATAAAGTTGTCCCGGTATCCTCGTCAAGTTTCGTCGTTTGGCACGGCGTAGGAAAACAAGCGCCGACTAACACTTGAATTCAAGCACACGTTGCGGTTTGTCCTTGGACGTCGCTCGTGTTGAAAAAGCGGCCCTGTCCTTGGTTTTGTTTTGAACGGCAATTCCTTATATTGCACGGCGCCCGTGCACCAAATTCAATCTTAAAGAGGTTGTTAAGGTTCTGCTTTCGTTTTACATTGTTTAATTAATGTTCTGAATCCATGGGTTTTATGCAAAAAGCTCTTTTTGTTTAAAAACTAACTTATTCTATTGATATCAGATCAAATGCAACGATTTGCGATAATAGCCGCTCCTTCATACTACGGCTACGACCAATGGGAGTTGAGTATCTTCCAGAAGCAATGAAAGCTGCAGGCTTGCTAAGGAGATTGAACGTTGAATATGTGGCGGAGGTCTCTCCACCAGAGTATAATTCAAAGCGTGATGAAGAAACGCTGCTACTGAATCCCAAAGCGATCAGACGATATTCAAAACAGCTTGCAAATGTCGTGGCTAATGTGTTGTAGGGGGAGACGATTTCCCATAGTGCTTGGTGGCGACTCCAGCATTATCATCGGCAATCTGTTAGCCTTGCGCAGACTGGGAAGATACGGGTATTCTTCATAGACGGTCACGCTGATTTTTATCAACCAGAGGCATCTCCTACAGGAGAAGTTGCTGATAGGGATCTGGCGATCGTGTCTGGTCGAGGTCCAGATGTTCTTACCAACATAGATGGTCTGAAACCGCTTGTTCGAGATGAAGAATCATCTTGATGCCGAACAAGCAAAAAGTTATGGCAGCCAAGACGTAGGCGAGACCGACATCAACATTTATGATTTTGATAAGATACAAAAATTGGAATCGCAAAAACTGCTTCAGAGGCTATTAAGAAACTAATGAACAGTGGAATCCAAGGTTTTTGGATTCACAGATGTTGATGTATTGAATGATAAAGATATGCCAGCAGTTGATTATCGCCTTTCTGGTGGGCTGAGCTACGGAGACATAAGCCAACTCTTGCAAATCTTGCTTGGAACTGGAAAAGCAGTTGGAATGGATATCGCTATTTTTAATCCTAAACTAGATTCAGATGGTTCAATAGCACGCAGGTTGGTATCTAGCCTAGCGTCTGGGTTAGCCAGTCATTAGCAGGTATACCTCAAAAAATACCTGTCTAAAAGTTACAGGCTTTAAAAGTATCGACACGAACACAACCGACTTTATACGCATACACAAAGACGAATCCTGTCAGGATCAGGCGAGTCTGTGCATATGGCAGCACGGCTGCATCCGATACCAAAGGATGAACAAGATAGATGTGACTCGTCCTGACCTGATCAGCGTATAACATGACAGCGAGCTCCTTTAAGACTACTGCAAGAATATTCTGGAAAGCATCTCCATACAGATATTTTACTCGGTAATAATGGACTTTCTTCCCCATTGAATCCGATAATAGTGGATCACCATCGTTACAAGAAGTGCAGAGCAAACGATGGTAAAGAACGCGACTAAAAGGCTGTCTTGGTAGTCTTGGTGATGGTGGTGGAGTCCGGCCGATTTTACCGAAACAATCGCGTCTGCAGCCTGCAGCGAAGAGGCAAGGGCGGCGGCGACCACAGCAAGAGCCAATGGCAACAGCAGGGTCCTCATCCGCCATGTTGAACTATAAAAGATATTAAAGTAATAATCATGAAAAGTGCCGCACCGTATATTCTAACAAATAATTTGAAAATTATGATATGACAAATGTTCGACGATAGCCTAAATTACTAAAGACTAACAATAATACATCAAGACATAGATGGACAGAGTGTTGTGATCCGATCAGGCGGCTCCAGACGTATTTCTTCTATCCCCAAAAATTCCGCCGAACCTTCTGGTCGGCTCTGACCTTTGGGCAGGGTACGAGTGAGGTATTGACGAGATCCTGCCTATCACAGGGATCTGCGAGCGTATGGCCGCCTCTATGTTGACGAGCAGGAGCTCCACGTCGGCAAGCCTCTTGTTGCCATCGATTTCAAGGTGCACTTCGGCTTGGGCAAGCGCGCCGGCGGGACGCAAAAGCACCGACTTTACCCGGATGTTTTCGTCTTTGAACTTCTCTTCTACGATCCTTTTCACCATTTCTGTTATTCTGGGGTTCTGCCATGAGTCAACCAAGATGAGCGACGACTGCTTGAGTGAAATGTACGATACTGAGAATATGTAGCCGGCAATAATGATGCCACCTATTGCATCCATCTGCAGGAATCCAAACTGGGACGCAATGAGAACGCTCACAAAGCCAATAATGGACGCAGAGCCGTCCTTTATCGAGTTCTTCGCATCCGTCTTGAGCGAAAGCAGGTTGTACCTGTTGGCAATAGAATTCATCTGGAACGCCCGGTGGAGCGACACTGCGCCGGCGGCCGCCAGCACGATCATGGTCAGCACCGGCTGCTGGATCACCCGCGGGTGGAGCAATGCCTCGTACGAATGATACAGGATGAACCCACCTATCGCGACCATGCCTATTGCTGCAATGAGCGCGGCAAAGCTTTCCACCTTGTGGTAGCCGAAGGGGAACTTTCTGTCTGCCGGCTTGTGGGCCATGCGCAACCCTACGAGGACTATGAGCGATATCATTGCGTCCGAGAGCGAGTCGATGCCGTCTGCGGTCGCCACGACGCTGCCGCTCACCTGCCCCATCAGTATTTCGACAACTCCTATGCTGACCAAGGTTACCACAGAGATCTTGGCGATCCTCTGGCCCGCAACTAGGCCTTCGTTTACAAGATCCGCCGGCCTTCCGGCTGGGGGCTTAATCACGATATAGTATATTTTTGCAGACCATTGTATTTAATGCCGTATGGAAGATGCTTCTGGTATGGAGCTCGTTTATGTAGTTCTTATAAAGATAAATTAAACCCCACCAGATTACCGATCGTCCAGTTGGCCCTGAGAACTCTTTCTGATCTGCCAGACTCGCAATTTGACGGGAAAAGGGTGCTCGTGAGAGTCGATTTCAACGTCAGCGTAAACAACGGCGCGGTTGGCGAGGACTATAGGATCCGCATGTCCATTCCTACTATCGAATACCTGACAAAGCGCGGCGCCAAGGTGATACTAGCCTCGCACCTTGGAAGGCCGGAAGGGCGCGACAGACAGTATTCGCTTGCGCCTGTTGCAAAACGCTTGTCAGACATTGTTGGTGGCAAGTCAAGGCCGGCGATACGCTTTGCAGATGACTGCGTCGGCGTTGAAGTGGAGGACGAAATAAGCAAGATGAACAAGGGCGACGTGCTCTTGCTTGAAAACCTGCGCTTCCATAAAGAGGAGGAGCTGAACGATCCAGAGTTCAGCAAGAGGCTCGCATCGCTTGCAGACATTTACGTCAACGATGCCTTTAGCACTTCTCACAGGAAGCATTCCTCCACCTATGGCGCCGCCTGGCTCTTTGACATCAGGCTTGCAGGCTTTAACCTGAGCAAGGAGGTCGAATACCTGTCCATGATAAGGGAGAACCCGATCAAGCCCTTCAAGATCGTAGTCGGCGGGGTCAAGATAAAGGACAAGATAGGTGCGCTTGAACATCTGCTACCAAAGGCTGACAAGGTAATGATAGGAGGAGCTGCTGCGTATACATTCCTCAAGGCAGAGGGAATCAAGACAGGCAACTCGCTCATAGATGAAGAGCGCCTGCCATGGGTCACAAAGGCTCTGTCAACATACGGCGACAAGATAATGCTCCCTACAGACCATGTCTGCGCAAATTCGCCAAACGATAATTCAGTCACGATGGTAAGGGGAGACATCCCAAACGGCATGTCCGGCTTTGACATTGGCAACGAAACGATAGAACGCTACTCTGCAGAGGTAGGAGGCAACGGCGGAGGCACCATCTTTTGGAACGGGCCGATGGGCATGTTTGAGATCAGGGCATTTTCAAACGGCACCATAAACATCGCCAAGAGCATGGCGCTTGCGTTCTGGCGCGGAAGCAAGACGCTCATTGGCGGGGGAGACACCCTTGAGGCGATGAAAAAGTCGGGCGTGGCAGAAAATGAAGTGAGCCACGTGTCTACAGGCGGCGGGGCAACCCTGCGCTACCTTGCAGGCGACGAGATGCCCGGCGTTGTAATTCTGAACGGCCATTAAGCCCTTGGCGGTGCAGCCGGCACGAGCGTTTTGCCCCTAGGCCATATTTCCCTCTTGAGCACATCCCACTCGATAGATATCCTTCCCGGGCCGGTGATAAGTAGGCTTGCCGCCATCACCAAGAGTAGCGGGTCAACTTCAAAGCCGCCAACAAATTCTCTTGAGAGCTTGATTACAAGCGTCGTGCTCAACATCAGTATTATGTATAACGCGGCAGTGATCCTCTAATTATGCCGGCGAATATGGCTATTGCGCCGCCAATTTCTGGAGTCGCTATAACAAAGGCGACCTCGGGCGGCAGACTAATGCGGCCGACGAATCCCCTGCACCTGTCCAAAGTCTGTAAGGCTGGGCACCCGGTGGGCAAGGAACGTTATTCCCATCATTATCCTGAGTGGGAGCGGCCCAAACTGCATCAACCGCAGAGAATTCACAGCAAGCGTTCTAGATCGCTAGCCATAGTTTAAGATCATTGGTACAACCACAGAACAGACGATGATGATGTCCTTAGATAACGTTGACCCTGACTGCCTTCAGGACCGACACGTCATCATTGCCCGCGCCTATCATTATGACATACTGACCTGCGGCGAGGTCTTCAGCTGGCATGAATACATAGGATACCTGCTTTGAGCCCCCTCCCGATATGGAAACTGATTCTTCGCTGAATATGCCAGTTGAATTACCAAGCATGCTGTTTGGCGTGAACGTGCCGGCCGCCATCATTTTGCCGCTGAAGTCCCCAGAAGCATCTATCGTGACCCTGATTTCTGTGCTATCGCCCCTTGCCACTGTCACCTCCCCGTCTGGTGCAGAGACGGAGATTGGAACCTGCTTTGCAGCGTCCAGCCTGCCTATCTTGTTTTCAGTCCATTCTGAGAACCACGCCTGATTGTCCTGTCCCACTGCAAACTGCAGGACGTTTGCAATGCCGCAAGTGTCTGAGCCTGGAGGACAAGCTGCCCAGTTCTTGTTCTGTGAGGGGATCCAGTACTCTGTCAGTACAAGATTTTCAGGGTCAAAGCGGGCCATCTTGTTGCCTGTGTGTTCGTTGAACCAGATCGAGCCATCCGGACCTGTCGCCATCCAGTACGGCCACGTCTGAGCATTTGCAGGTGTTGTTCCGCCGAAAATCTTGGGCGATGCTATGGATGTCACAAACTTTGTTATCTCGTCCGCCACCGGATCGTACTTGAAGAAGATATTTGTACCATGATCGGTGACCCACAGGTTGCCCGAGTTGTCAAGCGTTGCGCCTACCGGCGAGCTAAGGCTGGCGGGAAGATCGACTGTGCGCACAAACGAGTTTGTATCAATGTCATACTGGAAAAGCTGGCCTTTCTGCTGGAAGGAGAGAAGCGAGACCCACAGATCATTTCTTTGCTCGTCAAGCACAAGCAGACCTGAAGTAACGATGCCAGAAACCCCTTCAAAGCCCTCCAGCGGCAAGGGAATTTCTGTAAAGCCTTCCGAAGTTCCACTCTTCATTTTTGAAACATCGCCAAAGAAGATTGATTTCGAGTTTATCCCAATGAGATAGATATTGCCGTTTGCATCAAATTCCATGTCCGAAGGATATCTTGCAGGCACCCTGAACACGTCAAACGACTCTGATGCCTTGTTGAATCTCCAGATCGCGTTGTTCTGATCCGTAAACCACACGTAGTCACCATTAGCCTTGACTGTCCATGACATTTGCCACGACCCTAAGTTTGTAAACGGCTGCTCGCGGGTCGGCCATTCGGGAATGTTGTATTCGTTGAACCTGTTTTCCGCAACATCATAGCTGCCAAGGAGGCCGCGCTTTGCAGACACGTACCATACCTGACTGCTGCCATCAGCGGCAATCCCAACCGGCATTTCACAGTCTGATTGTAGCACAAATTCAATTACGTACGCGTTAGAGTTTGGGCTTGTATCGGTACCACAAAATTGCTCTTGGAACCGTTGCAGCGTATCCTGTTCATTGTTCGGACCGCCGGGAGGCGGGCGCGCAAACACTGAAACAGAGACCGCGGCAACCGCGACTATCCCAATTATCGCATAAACAATGATCTTTTTAGACGAAGATGACGATGAGCGCGAGGTACGAGAGGAACTTGGCACAGCGAGAAATCCGATTTTCTACCATATATCTCTAGTGCCATAGGAGGTGGCGCATAGGCAGAAATACCACATCAGAAGTAAAATATTGTCCCGTTTGGCCGCAGAAAAAGCAGAGGGGCACAGACAGTATGCAGTTGCAGGCTACCTGTCGGTATTGCTTGCCTCCGCGCTGTTCGGCTCCGTGTTCACGCTGGCAAAAGTCCCCCTCGCCACCATGGATCCGCTTGCGCTGTCGGCCATAATCTACACCATCGCCGGTCTTGGCTTGCTCCCGTTTGCAAAGGCGTCGTTCAGGCTCGCCACAAGGCGCGAGTATTACTATCTTGCAATAGTAACAATTTTTGGCGCGGTGGCCGCGCCGGTGCTCCTGCTCTATGGGCTCCAGCAGACAAATGCCGCTGATGCGGCAATACTGGCAAACGGCGAGATCGTGTTTACCATATTGCTCTCTGCGATGTTTTTTGGTGAAAAGCCGCACGGAAGAGTTGGGCTGTTCGCCGTCATTCTAGTGGTCATCGGGCTCTTCATAGCAACAACAGACCTGAAAGTATCAGAAACCATACTGGAGTTCAACGCTGGCAACCTCATGATACTGGTGTCCATGCTCATGTGGGCAATAGACAACAACATCAGCAGGCGGCTGACATCAAATGTGAGCCCAGCCAAGATTGCAATGGTCAAGTCGCTTTCTGGCGGGCTTGTACTCCTTGCAATTGCTCTGGCTCTCGGCAAGTCAGACTCGATTGCAAGCATAGAGCCCAGCCTCTGGCTCATAATAGCGGGCATGTCAGTTTCCGGGTTTGGCGGCGCGCTCTTGCTATTCCTACAGGGAATCAAGAGGATAGGAACGGTCAAGACAATGTCAGTGTTTTCCATGACCCCGATATTTGGCATAGTCATAGCGGCGATTGCGCTTGGCGAATCGATAAGCGTGTTTCAAGGAATTGCAACCGGTCTGATAATCATGGGCATCCTGCTTGTGAGCCGCCACTAGAGCAGCTTTAGGTCGTTTGTCACCTTGTCGATCAGGTCTGCTGGCGCAGGGCCTATTCCTATGCAAGTGGTCGTGCCCGGTGGTATCTGTGTCAGCCCGCTGTCCTGCACCTGCACGACAGGCAGCCTGTAGCTTTCTGCCCGCTTTCTTATTTCCATCAGCTCTTCCATGCTCTTTACCTTCACTACGACCTTGGCTTGACCACCCTCAAACCACGCGTCAAACCACGCCCGCCTGTGCGCCTTTGTTTTTTCTGCGCCCATCACGGCAGCGTGCGCCACCTGCGCCGCTATCTTGCCTGTTCCCATGCCAAGGTCCCGCCTGACCACCATCACCTGTTTGAACTCCACCTGACGCTCTGTGATAGTTTAATTAACAGAGTGAAAAATACATTGCTGGTCTTTTGCGAGATGCCGGGCTATGATGTGATAGTTGCAGGCGGTAGTGTTTCCGGCCTGCTTGCAGCACGCGAGGCCGCGGCTGGCGGCCTCTCTGTGGCTGTCCTTGAGGAGGACTCGGAGATAGGGACGCCGGAGCACTGCGGTGGGCTTGTGAGCATAGCAGGCATACGGAACATAGGCATCGTGCCAGACGCAAGTGCAGTAGAAAACACCAAGATCGCGCGGGCTAAGATCCTCTCTCCCTCTAGCGGCTTTGAGATCAGCGCAGAAAAGCAAAAAGTGATGGTGCTTGATAGGCGGGCTTTTGACAAGCAGATCGCATTTCAGGCGCAAAAGCTGGGTGCCGAAATAAAGGTAAAATGCGCCATGCGATCGTTTTCAAAAAAAGAAGACGACGGCCCCACCTACATTGTCAAGACCTCTGAAGGCGACCTTGTATGCAAATATTTCGTAGACGCAAGGGGCGTCGCGTCGATAATCGCCAGAAACAGAGAAGGCGTCCTCCAGTCAGCACAGTATGAAGTTTATGCGCCGTGGATAGAGCGGGACACCATCGAAGTCGCGTTTGACAACCAGCGTTATCCCGGCTTTTTTGCGTGGATAATACCTACTGCGCAGGGAAGCGGCAAGGTCGGAGTGGCTGGCAGGGGCATCAATGCGGCAAGCGCGCTCCAGTCATACATTGATGGCAAGGGTAAATGCTCAATCGTGCGCAAAGTATACGCATCCATATGGGTCAACGGCCCGATGGAAAACCTTGTGTCTGACAGAATGATAATAGTGGGCGATGCGGCTGGCCAGAGCAAGCCCACCACCGCAGGCGGCATCTATACCTGCGGCATGGGAGGCGTGCTTGCGGGGCGAGCAGTGGCAGAGGCAGCCAGAAAGAATGATGACAGGCTTTTGGCCCAGTACGAAAAAGATTGGCGATCGATGTTTGGCGCAGAGTTTGAAAAGATGCTGCTTGCAAGGAAGCTCTTGGAACGACTCGACAACAAGGCCATAGACGAGCTCTTTTCAGCTGTGCCGCCAGAAAAGATCGAGGAGGCATCGGCCAGCGGCGACTTTGACTTTCATTCCGCCGCTCTGGCCAAGATTCTCGGCGCAAAGAGCGCCACCCGGATGGCCAAGGCGCTACTTGGCAACGAGATCAGGCGCCTGATTGACATCAGCTAAGCAAGATATAAATTCGGTTAACCTTAAGAGAGCACGTATATGTCCAAGCCATTGCAATTGCCGGTCTGCACATCATGCAGCAGGCCGATTATGCCTAACGATGAATGTGTCAAGTATTACTGTCCAAACTGTGGCTACGTGCTCATATGGCGTTGTGAATCCTGCCGCGAGTTTGCGAGACCTTACAAGTGCGTAGGGTGTGCTTTTGAGGGCCCATAGACATGGCACGGCTAGTAGCCAGAATAAGGATAATGCCTGCAGACGCCGAGTCCAACCTTGACAGCGTCGTCAATTCTATAAAAAGCTCCTTGCCTGAAGGAATGGAGATGAAGGGCCACGCGATGGAGCCGATCGCCTTTGGGCTAAAGGCCATAGTCGGAGACTTTCTGCTGGAAGACGCAGAAGGGCAGATGGACAAGCTGGAGGAGTCGATCAAGAATGTCGAAGGCGTCGGCGAGATCGAAGTGATGAATATCAGCAGGCAATCAGTAAAAATGAAGTAGTAGCAATGCAGGAGGCTTTTACAGTTTGAAAAAGGTGCGCACTGGGAGCGACGAATCATCTCCCATCCAGCTCAGGGTAGCTGAGGCCAAGCACCGCGACGTGGGCAAGCGGCGGGCAAGGATAGACGCGCGCTACATGGATCACTTGGGAATTCAAGCCGGCGAGGTCGTCGAGCTTGTGGGCAAGCGCAGCACTGCAGTAACGGCATGGCCGGCTGACGAGGAAGAAAAAGAGAGCGACATTATCAGGATAGATGGGCAGACGAGAAAGAACGCCGGCGTAGGACTCAATGATCTCTTGAACGTCAGAAAGATCGACTGCAAGCAGGCCAAGAGCGTGACCCTCATGCCACTTGGCGACAGTACCATTACTGTCGACAAGGAGTTTTGCGACTTTGTAAAGAACAGGATCAAGGGCTACCCCGTGAACGAGGGCGACGAGATTTCAGTAGTCATCTTGGGCAACCAGATGGACTTTAAGGTAGAAAGGGTCTCGCCAAAGGCCATAGCAAGAATAGAGAGGCAGACAAAGCTCACCATAATGGCCGAGATCACAAGCGACAGAAAGCCGCGCGTGACCTACGAAGAGATAGGTGGCATGAAAGAGCAGATAAAGCGCCTGCGCGAGATCGTGGAACTTCCGATGCGCCACCCCGAGGTCTTTGCAAGGCTTGGCATAGAGCCACACAGCGGGATCCTGATGTATGGGTCGCCGGGCTGCGGCAAGACCCTGATCGCAAAAGCTCTTGCGTCAGAGTCTGAGGCGAACTTTTTCATAATCAACGGCCCCGAGATCATGAACAAATACTATGGCGAGACAGAAGCGAGGCTGCGCGACATCTTTAAAGAGGCGCGCGAGTCTTCGCCCAGCATAATATTCATCGACGAGATCGACGCCATCGCCCCAAAGAGAGAGGAGGCATTTGGCGATGTCGAAAAGCGCGTCGTGGCGCAGCTCCTTGCGCTCATGGACGGCATGTCCGAGAGGGGTCAAGTCATCGTACTTGGCGCCACCAACAGGCCGGAGAGCCTGGATCCTGCGCTGAGGCGTCCCGGCAGGTTTGACAGGGAAATAGAGATAGGTGTCCCAAACGCTGAAGGCAGGCTTGAGATACTGCAGATACACACCCGCGGCATGCCACTCTCTGACGACATCAACTTGCAAGAGCTTGCGTCAGAGCTCCATGGATACACCGGCGCGGACATCAAGGCGCTGTGTAGAGAGGCCGCCATGAAGGCGCTCAGGCGATACCTGCCAGAGATAGACCTTGAAGGAGACAAGATATCGCCAGAGATCCTTGAAGGCATGGTCATAACAAACCGCGACTTTAAGGAAGGCATGAAAGAGATCGTCCCGACCGCAATGAGGGAATTCTACGTCGAAGTCGCGCGCATAAAGTGGAACGACGTCGGCGGCCTGTACGAGGCAAAGCGCACCCTGCATGACAACCTCATAACGGCCATCAGGGAGCCGGACAAATTTGCCAAGATGGGCATCAGGCCGCCGCGAGGGGCTCTGCTCTACGGGCCGCCGGGCACCGGCAAGACGCTCCTTGCAAAGGCGCTTGCCACAGAGAGCAATGCAAATATCATCGTAGTCCGCGGGCCCGAAGTGCTCAGTAAGTGGGTAGGAGAATCTGAAAAGGCAATCCGCGAGATCTTTCGAAAGGCCAAGTCCTCGTCGCCATGCATTGTCGTCTTCGATGAGCTGGACTCGCTTGCAAGGCCGAGAGGACAAGAAGAGGACATGTCAGGCAACGAGCGGGTCCTCAGCCAGATACTGACTGAAATGGACGATTCAGGAAGCGCCGGCGTGGTAGTGATAGGCATAACTAACCGGCCTGACCTCATTGATACGTCGCTGCTCCGACCTGGAAGGCTGGACCTGATCTTGTATGTCGGGCCGCCGGACGAAAAGGCCAGACAGGAGATATTGAGGATAATAACGCAGCCGATGCCCCTTGCAAACGACGTCGATCTGGCAGGCATCGCCCAGTCCACAAAGAGCTTTAGCGGAGCCGACCTTGTGGCGCTGTGCAGAGAGGCCGCGGTGAACGCCATGCAGAGCAAGTCAGAGATCATATCAAACGCCGACTTTGCCAAGGCAATAAGGCTTGTCCGGCCGTCGATAACAAAGGACGTCGAAGACTGGTACGAGTCGATAAAGAAAAACATCACATATGCGATGCCCAAACAGATAGACAAGACATTCTACGGCTGATTATCACATTATATAGCTGATGATACGGACAGATTGCAAAACAAAAGTTTTTGCTTGCTATAGTAGAAAATGTTTTTCTTGTTCTGTTGATATAACGCCCAGATGCACGGCCAAGGTGGCAATATGAATATTTATCATATAAGATTTTATAGTAAAACTCCATAAGGATTAAGTAACATAAGGCTCTTCCATAAACATTGAAGACAATAGGTCCTTTTTGGTTGCAACATTCCTGATTGGAATGTTGTTGTCCATTGCAAGGCTAGATTCAGCATACGCGACAACATCCGCTCCCACTCCAAGCGGAGGATCAGAGACTGCAATACTGGTAATAGGAGACCAAGAGTTTGACATCCAGTACACGATAAACGGCGGTACTTTAGAGGAGAGGATGACTGCCGACCCAGCGCTGAAAACTTTGCTGGTTACAATTTCTTCCACATCAGACGGCAATCTCACCATCGGGCTTCCAACCGAAGCGATAGATGCAGAGGACAATGAGTTCTCTGTCTTTGTCGATGGCGAATTCAGGAATTTTGTCGTTGACGAACTAAAGCGAACCGCGGACGCCAGAGTTCTCTATATCGAATTTGAGAATGGGACTGAGGAAATTGAAATAGTTGGTACATCCATGGCGAGAGAAGAAGACGAGGAGCCAGAGCCCGCGCCGCAGACGTTCTCTGTGGAAATAGAAGACCGTAGCTACGACATTCCTTACAAAGTCACCGGCGGCTTTGTGCAGAGCGTTAGTGCAGACATCGAGTCAAAGAGTCTAACGGTTTCCATCTCCTCAAATACCAGTGGCATTCTCGCGCTCTGGCTACCAACCGAAATGATAGATGCAGATGATGAATTCTCTGTGCTTATCGATGGTCAAGCCGCCAACTTCACTGAGCTGGACTCTACTGATGACGCAAGAGTCCTCCAAGTGGAATTCGAAAATGGAAGCGAAGAAATCGAGATCGCAGGTACCTTCATAGTTCCAGAGTTGGCAGTTTGGCAATTCTGGTGACATCAATAGCGATCGTCGGAACAATCGCTGCGACAAGAAGGATCCATAAATTTGGCGGCCTACAAATATAGCAGAGTTTTTTCTTATCTGCTCCTATACATCCCTTTTCATTTTTAAGACAGAGCATAAAACCGTATGCAGAGGATATTGCAAGCTCAAAAGAATATAACCAGCCGCGTGCCAATAGCAAGACATTCTACGGGTAACAACATGAAATATCCCATCCGGAACCTTATGTATGAAAAGATAAGGCAGGCAGGCACGTTGACCGATGCTGACCTCATGAAAGACCTGTCAAAGGACGGCGTCACGCTTGCCGAGTCAGAGTTTAACAAGACACTTTTAGACCTCGAAATATATGGCCTAGTCAGGGTCTCGTGGGTGACAAAAGACAAACGCAGGATCGAGCTGGTCGCCGATTCCGGCACTGCTAGCTGAGAAGCTGGATAGGCAGAGGATAGTAGAACAGCGCGTCGACTGCGAGCGCCACGAATATTGCCACAAGATACGGTGCGGTAACCTTGTACGCCTTCCAAGCAAATTCCGGCGTTGGATTCTTTGTCAGCTTGTAATGGTAGGCAAGCATCAGCGAGCCAGAGACTGCCGCGACTGCGGTGTAGAGCACGCCAGGGCCAAAGAATGCAATTGCCACAGAGTATGGAAGCAGTATTGCAGTGTTGAGCAGGATGTAGCTTGCAGTCTTTTGGTTGCCGATCAGCACAGGAAGCATGGGCACCCGCACGCTTGCGTATTCTTCCCTTGCCCTTATCGCAAGGCACCAAAAGTGCGGAGGTGTCCACATGAACACGAGCCACCCCACCAGAAACCCAAGCAGATCCATCGAGCCTGTGACAGCGGCCCA
Coding sequences within it:
- a CDS encoding arginase family protein, whose product is MGVEYLPEAMKAAGLLRRLNVEYVAEVSPPEYNSKRDEETLLLNPKAIRRYSKQLANVVANVL
- a CDS encoding arginase family protein; amino-acid sequence: MESKVFGFTDVDVLNDKDMPAVDYRLSGGLSYGDISQLLQILLGTGKAVGMDIAIFNPKLDSDGSIARRLVSSLASGLASH
- a CDS encoding cation diffusion facilitator family transporter produces the protein MIKPPAGRPADLVNEGLVAGQRIAKISVVTLVSIGVVEILMGQVSGSVVATADGIDSLSDAMISLIVLVGLRMAHKPADRKFPFGYHKVESFAALIAAIGMVAIGGFILYHSYEALLHPRVIQQPVLTMIVLAAAGAVSLHRAFQMNSIANRYNLLSLKTDAKNSIKDGSASIIGFVSVLIASQFGFLQMDAIGGIIIAGYIFSVSYISLKQSSLILVDSWQNPRITEMVKRIVEEKFKDENIRVKSVLLRPAGALAQAEVHLEIDGNKRLADVELLLVNIEAAIRSQIPVIGRISSIPHSYPAQRSEPTRRFGGIFGDRRNTSGAA
- a CDS encoding phosphoglycerate kinase codes for the protein MALRTLSDLPDSQFDGKRVLVRVDFNVSVNNGAVGEDYRIRMSIPTIEYLTKRGAKVILASHLGRPEGRDRQYSLAPVAKRLSDIVGGKSRPAIRFADDCVGVEVEDEISKMNKGDVLLLENLRFHKEEELNDPEFSKRLASLADIYVNDAFSTSHRKHSSTYGAAWLFDIRLAGFNLSKEVEYLSMIRENPIKPFKIVVGGVKIKDKIGALEHLLPKADKVMIGGAAAYTFLKAEGIKTGNSLIDEERLPWVTKALSTYGDKIMLPTDHVCANSPNDNSVTMVRGDIPNGMSGFDIGNETIERYSAEVGGNGGGTIFWNGPMGMFEIRAFSNGTINIAKSMALAFWRGSKTLIGGGDTLEAMKKSGVAENEVSHVSTGGGATLRYLAGDEMPGVVILNGH
- a CDS encoding DMT family transporter, which encodes MAAEKAEGHRQYAVAGYLSVLLASALFGSVFTLAKVPLATMDPLALSAIIYTIAGLGLLPFAKASFRLATRREYYYLAIVTIFGAVAAPVLLLYGLQQTNAADAAILANGEIVFTILLSAMFFGEKPHGRVGLFAVILVVIGLFIATTDLKVSETILEFNAGNLMILVSMLMWAIDNNISRRLTSNVSPAKIAMVKSLSGGLVLLAIALALGKSDSIASIEPSLWLIIAGMSVSGFGGALLLFLQGIKRIGTVKTMSVFSMTPIFGIVIAAIALGESISVFQGIATGLIIMGILLVSRH
- the pth2 gene encoding peptidyl-tRNA hydrolase Pth2, producing MEFKQVMVVRRDLGMGTGKIAAQVAHAAVMGAEKTKAHRRAWFDAWFEGGQAKVVVKVKSMEELMEIRKRAESYRLPVVQVQDSGLTQIPPGTTTCIGIGPAPADLIDKVTNDLKLL
- a CDS encoding geranylgeranyl reductase family protein translates to MPGYDVIVAGGSVSGLLAAREAAAGGLSVAVLEEDSEIGTPEHCGGLVSIAGIRNIGIVPDASAVENTKIARAKILSPSSGFEISAEKQKVMVLDRRAFDKQIAFQAQKLGAEIKVKCAMRSFSKKEDDGPTYIVKTSEGDLVCKYFVDARGVASIIARNREGVLQSAQYEVYAPWIERDTIEVAFDNQRYPGFFAWIIPTAQGSGKVGVAGRGINAASALQSYIDGKGKCSIVRKVYASIWVNGPMENLVSDRMIIVGDAAGQSKPTTAGGIYTCGMGGVLAGRAVAEAARKNDDRLLAQYEKDWRSMFGAEFEKMLLARKLLERLDNKAIDELFSAVPPEKIEEASASGDFDFHSAALAKILGAKSATRMAKALLGNEIRRLIDIS
- a CDS encoding zinc finger domain-containing protein; the encoded protein is MSKPLQLPVCTSCSRPIMPNDECVKYYCPNCGYVLIWRCESCREFARPYKCVGCAFEGP
- a CDS encoding elongation factor 1-beta, yielding MARLVARIRIMPADAESNLDSVVNSIKSSLPEGMEMKGHAMEPIAFGLKAIVGDFLLEDAEGQMDKLEESIKNVEGVGEIEVMNISRQSVKMK